One region of Catenuloplanes indicus genomic DNA includes:
- a CDS encoding cation:proton antiporter, with product MHDLSILLIELGTVLLGLSLLGRIGRRVGLSPIPLYLIAGLAFGEGGLLPLSASEEFIEVGAEMGVILLLVMLGLEYSAGELVSNLRSSAPAGLIDAVLNALPGAAFALLMGWDWVAALVLAGITWVSSSGVIAKVLSDLGRLGNRETPVVLSVLVIEDLAMALYLPLLTAVLAGVSLAAGATSLVIAVATVVVVLLVAIRFGNAISAFIAADDAEALLLGVLGVTLLVSGLADKLQVSAAVGAFLVGIALSGPVAHHAVELLTPLRDLFAAVFFVFFGLSTHPAEIPHVLLPALALAALTMSTKVLTGYLGAKRAGIALPGRFRAGLALMPRGEFSIVIAGLAVAAGVEPQLASLATAYVLITVITGPMLARIPDTEWFKAMLRRRTATVPAHPIPQTDTSL from the coding sequence ATGCACGACCTCTCCATACTCCTCATAGAGCTCGGCACGGTCCTCCTCGGTCTCAGCCTGCTCGGCCGGATCGGGCGGCGGGTCGGGCTGTCCCCGATCCCGCTCTACCTGATCGCCGGCCTGGCGTTCGGCGAGGGCGGCCTGCTGCCGCTCTCCGCCAGCGAGGAGTTCATCGAGGTCGGCGCCGAAATGGGCGTCATCCTGCTGCTGGTCATGCTCGGCCTGGAGTACTCGGCCGGTGAGCTGGTCAGCAACCTGCGTTCGTCCGCACCGGCCGGCCTGATCGACGCGGTGCTCAACGCGCTGCCCGGCGCCGCGTTCGCGCTGCTGATGGGCTGGGACTGGGTGGCCGCGCTGGTGCTGGCCGGCATCACCTGGGTCTCCTCGTCCGGCGTGATCGCGAAGGTGCTCAGCGACCTGGGCCGGCTCGGTAACCGCGAGACGCCGGTGGTCCTCTCCGTACTCGTGATCGAGGACCTGGCGATGGCGCTCTACCTGCCGCTCCTCACCGCGGTGCTGGCCGGTGTGTCGCTGGCCGCGGGCGCCACGTCGCTGGTGATCGCGGTCGCGACCGTGGTGGTCGTGCTGCTGGTGGCGATCCGGTTCGGCAACGCGATCTCCGCGTTCATCGCCGCGGACGACGCGGAGGCGCTGCTGCTCGGCGTGCTCGGCGTGACGCTGCTGGTCTCCGGCCTGGCGGACAAGCTCCAGGTGTCCGCCGCGGTCGGCGCGTTCCTGGTCGGCATCGCGCTCTCCGGCCCGGTCGCGCACCACGCGGTGGAATTGCTGACGCCGCTGCGCGACCTGTTCGCCGCGGTCTTCTTCGTGTTCTTCGGGCTGTCCACCCACCCGGCCGAGATCCCGCACGTGCTGCTGCCCGCGCTGGCGCTGGCCGCGCTGACCATGAGCACGAAGGTGCTGACCGGCTACCTCGGCGCGAAACGGGCCGGGATCGCGCTGCCCGGCCGGTTCCGCGCCGGGCTCGCGCTGATGCCGCGCGGCGAGTTCTCCATCGTCATCGCCGGGCTGGCGGTGGCGGCCGGCGTGGAACCGCAGCTGGCGTCGCTGGCCACCGCCTACGTGCTGATCACGGTGATCACCGGCCCGATGCTGGCCCGCATCCCGGACACCGAGTGGTTCAAGGCCATGCTGCGCCGGCGGACCGCCACGGTGCCGGCGCACCCGATACCGCAGACCGACACCAGCCTCTGA
- a CDS encoding cation:proton antiporter regulatory subunit — MRVRVEQTALPGIGVRHDLVMASGRRIGVVSHRSGRRDLVLYDQDDPDACIASLPLTDDEAEALADLLGASLMLGQLAGLRSQAAGLLTEQISIPAGSPWAHRRLGDTRARTRTGASIVAVLRDREVIASPVPSFAFQTGDVVVVVGTREGLDGVAAILAETEPDG; from the coding sequence GTGCGAGTAAGGGTCGAACAGACAGCTCTCCCCGGCATAGGCGTGCGTCATGACCTGGTCATGGCGTCCGGCCGCCGGATCGGCGTGGTCTCCCACCGCAGCGGCCGTCGCGACCTGGTGCTCTACGACCAGGACGATCCGGACGCCTGCATCGCCTCGCTCCCGCTCACCGACGACGAGGCCGAGGCGCTGGCCGACCTGCTGGGCGCCTCGCTCATGCTGGGTCAGCTCGCCGGTCTCCGCTCGCAGGCCGCGGGGCTGCTCACCGAGCAGATCTCCATCCCGGCCGGCTCGCCCTGGGCACACCGCCGGCTCGGCGACACCCGGGCCCGCACCCGCACCGGCGCGTCGATCGTCGCCGTCCTCCGCGACCGCGAGGTGATCGCCTCCCCCGTGCCGTCGTTCGCCTTCCAGACCGGTGATGTCGTGGTCGTCGTCGGCACCCGGGAAGGGCTCGACGGCGTCGCGGCCATCCTGGCCGAGACGGAGCCGGACGGCTGA
- a CDS encoding heat shock protein transcriptional repressor HspR — MDARIRIAIEGVSDAKVLIISVAAQMAGMHPQTLRQYDRLGLVQAGRAAGGGRRYSARDVALLREVQRLSQEEGVNLAGIKRIIGLEHLAGDLQEQILELQEELAAAYRRIAELEAMAAYPRRDLVPTSQRSTALVVWRPRERPQ, encoded by the coding sequence GTGGACGCGCGCATCCGCATCGCGATCGAGGGAGTCTCGGACGCCAAGGTCTTGATCATCTCCGTGGCTGCCCAGATGGCCGGCATGCACCCCCAGACCCTCCGCCAGTACGACCGGCTGGGTCTCGTGCAGGCCGGCCGGGCCGCCGGCGGCGGTCGCCGATACAGCGCCCGCGACGTGGCGCTGCTCCGCGAGGTGCAGCGCCTCAGCCAGGAGGAAGGCGTCAACCTGGCCGGCATCAAGCGCATCATCGGCCTGGAACACCTCGCCGGCGACCTCCAGGAACAGATACTCGAGCTCCAGGAGGAACTGGCCGCGGCCTACCGCCGCATCGCCGAACTCGAGGCGATGGCCGCCTACCCCCGCCGCGACCTGGTCCCGACAAGCCAGCGTTCCACCGCACTGGTGGTCTGGCGCCCGCGGGAACGGCCGCAGTAG
- a CDS encoding sialidase family protein, which translates to MIASLLAVALLLTAAVLLHRPPSATEDQPPSTVRRATVAVPPGISGPSIQFVDRNAGYALFHGCEECPATMFGTVDGGVSWHRITHPATGRVALYGSPRALVLWWMSRDVWLMSTDRGANWTRIEPWLAPYRGARGLFQSGENGQVVFWRDGRPQRVPEPPPLPFVSAVATGADGRSWAVCRSRDGVLAVLSVDGGRSWTTTPVPQQGGWPVSFSVLISADGRDVWLVGTPGDPYAFPLIWTFVAGRWLPVSPSGRPPTVTAVVPVGGGALVVAGLGGIGAVRHGRYWPIPDWPARDLLTLLEDGTIVAQDGTSTWLGAGFDTARRWTRIDLNSAG; encoded by the coding sequence TTGATCGCATCGTTGCTCGCAGTCGCGCTGCTGCTGACGGCCGCGGTGCTGCTGCACCGCCCGCCTTCGGCGACCGAAGATCAACCCCCTTCGACGGTACGCCGTGCGACCGTCGCCGTCCCGCCCGGCATCAGCGGTCCGTCGATCCAGTTCGTCGACCGGAACGCCGGCTACGCGCTGTTTCACGGGTGCGAGGAGTGCCCGGCCACGATGTTCGGCACCGTGGACGGCGGCGTCTCCTGGCACCGGATCACGCACCCGGCGACCGGCCGGGTCGCGCTCTACGGTTCGCCGCGGGCGCTGGTGCTGTGGTGGATGAGCCGCGACGTGTGGCTGATGTCGACCGACCGCGGCGCGAACTGGACCCGGATCGAACCCTGGCTCGCGCCGTACCGTGGTGCCCGGGGTCTCTTCCAGTCGGGCGAGAACGGTCAGGTGGTGTTCTGGCGGGACGGCCGGCCGCAGCGGGTGCCGGAGCCGCCGCCGCTGCCGTTCGTGAGCGCGGTCGCCACCGGCGCGGACGGCCGGTCCTGGGCGGTGTGCCGGTCGCGCGACGGCGTGCTGGCGGTGCTCTCCGTGGACGGTGGCAGGAGCTGGACGACCACGCCGGTGCCGCAGCAGGGCGGCTGGCCGGTCTCGTTCAGCGTGCTGATCTCCGCGGACGGCCGGGACGTCTGGCTGGTCGGCACGCCCGGCGACCCGTACGCGTTCCCGCTGATCTGGACGTTCGTGGCGGGCCGCTGGCTGCCGGTCTCCCCATCCGGGCGCCCGCCGACGGTCACCGCGGTGGTGCCGGTAGGCGGCGGTGCGCTGGTGGTCGCCGGCCTGGGCGGGATCGGCGCGGTGCGCCACGGCCGGTACTGGCCGATCCCTGATTGGCCCGCGCGGGACCTGCTGACGCTGCTGGAGGACGGCACGATCGTCGCGCAGGACGGCACGTCGACGTGGCTGGGCGCCGGGTTCGACACGGCCCGGCGGTGGACCCGGATCGACCTGAATTCGGCCGGATAA